TCGACTTTCCTTGCTGAAGTCTTCTCGACCCTGACCATCGCTCTCGGCTCCCCGCCCAAACCGACCGACCAGCTCACCTGGGAGTATTACGACAAGGACAACAAATTTCACTCGTGGACTGGCACGCCCAGGGACTTTTACGCGCAATATGGCAAGCGCAAGGGCATGGATCCCGCGGATAGCTTCAGTTTGATCAATGACCCAAGAAATCAATACGAGCGGCTATACTCCGTCGAAAGACTTGGAAACGTCTGGAATGGGAAGCCTGTTCGATGTAAGTTGACTTCAAGGCGGATGTAGCTGACGCCCAGACGTCAACGCTCCGATCACGGTCCTCGAGGACGCTGTGATCGCAGGTATCAAAGCCAATACCCCTTTGTTCTTTGGCTGTGACGTTGGCAAGGCCAGCAATACTCCAGAAGGTGTGATGGATTGCGATGTATACGACATCAGCGCAGCCTACGGCTTCACGCTGGGCATGAACAAAGCGCAGCGATTGGAAACTGGGGAAAGCTCCGTGAGTTTAGTCTGATAGCAGAGTACTCAGATTGAGTCTCTACACACCACTCGCGTACGCTAACAGATATTCAGATGACTCATGCAATGGTCATCACCGCGGTGCATCTCGACGCGTCGGGTCGACCTGTCCGTTACAAGGTCGAAAACAGTTGGTCCGACACCGCTGGGGAGAAGGGCTGGTTCATGATGACCTCAGCCTGGTTCAAAGAGTACGTCTATCAAGTTGTCGTTCCGAAAAGCATTGTGGAATCGAAGTGGAGCCAATTGCTCAACACCGAGGCAGTCATGCTCAAACCATGGGATCCTATGGTGAGTCTACCTTTGAGACGGCGCTGACAATCAGGGTTCGTTGGCTTAACGTTGACTGAGGGGTTGGCTCTGCTGGTTTTACTTGGTCTTGTCCGGTTCCTGGTCTTGCGATGGCTATGGTTGTATGCAATGAATATAACGGGCATGTCTTCTGTGGCCTTCCGATGTCCTCAAGCGCACAGTCTATTGTATACCATATCGTGATTCAATCTACCATCACGCATCCAGCCTCTATGAGCCCCTCGCAAGACAACGCTTCTGAGTCTCAAACAGTTAGAGAACATATCTGAAGCTAAGATCCTCTAGATCAGTCCTGTTGTCCTCGTCAGACGCCGGTCGAGGGATAGCCGAATCGTCGCCGGCGGCAGCGAGCTTGTCACGTCGCTTGTTCTCATAGTAGCTCAAAGCGAGGTACGCGACCTGGGCAACGATGTCTGCGTTGCGATGTCCGTCAGTCGGGATCACCACTCAAAGTCATCGCAATACTACTTACACACTGCGTAGAGGCTATCGGAGGAAAGGTTAGTGTTGCGGTAAAATGCAGTGAATGACACACACTTACCCGATACATGCTCTCATGGCAGTGGGGTACGTTGGTGTTTCCTGAGAAAACCCTGTCAGATGGGATCGACTTGGTCCGGCCCGGTGATTAACTCACAGTGGCCAAGAACATCTGCGGTCCAGCGATGCAACCAACACAGTAACTATATTCGAGTCAGTCTGGTTAATCACGATTGGATGTGACAGAAGAAGCTAACCCAATGAAATACGCAAACGACACAATTGTTTTTCGAGTATGTCCCTTGAAGTTAGACGCAATCAAAGACATGTTGACAACGAACACGCTAGAGTTGCAGGTCTACCAGCAAATCAGTGTCTGACCGAAGGGCAGCGATCCGCAGAACTCACCGCCAACCAGTAGCCACCGGTCAAAGCCCATTTGTCCGCATACGGGAGTGAGTACAGCATGATACAGCCTATCCAGGGAGGGAGAATCAACAAGCATTGAATGATACCCCGACCGTTCGGGAAGAACCAGATGCCGATGACGCCTAACCAGATGGTGAGGAGTTGAATGGCGGGTCCAGGAAGACCGATGAGAAGTGTGCGGAAGGGGCTGAATCCTAAACcgttgatgacgatggagccgaagacgacgaccGAAGTCATACAGACTAGAACCGCCCATAAGAAAACCAGATACAATCTTGGGTCTTTGAAGGTGGCCCATGCCTGTTGCATGTCAAACTGGTTGTGTTGGAACGAAGCTCGCTCACGAGCGACTCTGTATACGGCAATCTCACGTTGACGAGGGGTTAGGAACCACGCGGTGGCTGGTGTGAGCGGGATCACAAGTAGAAACGTGACACCAAGAAGGATTGTGATGCCACCAGCAAGGAGGAATGAGATTTTGAAACCCTTGATTGAGGCGTTCTTGATGGAGCCGCAACCGTCTGCGATGGGCATCAGCATATAATCACCTACGGACCGAGGAAAACTCACAAAGCAGAAGGGCCCCAACAATCTGAGCCATTGCGTTAGCCGACACAAAGGTGGCCACACGGATCGGctgttccttcttcttccaccaaaAGGAAGTGAGGATAACGAATGCAGGTGCGACTGCTCCCTCTGCCAGACCAAGGAAGAATCGAACTGTTGCAAGACCAGCAAAGCTGTTCGCAGCGGCGAGACACATCATAATGGCACCCTGTGGGATGTCAGCCGGACGTTCCCAATATAGGGACTGGCCTGACTTACCCAGATTACAATGGAGACACCGACGACCTGCTTGATGGGGAGCTTGTGCAGTAAATAGATACCGACCCATTCGAATGCGAATTGGCCGAAGTAGAAGATACTGTTCGCCAAGTCTCAGAGAAAGCCCAATGAATCGTGTCTGACATACCTCGATGCCCAACTGTATTCTGCGAGTGAATGTGGGCGTCAATACAGCCGAGAGAGGTAAAAGAACCACTCACCCTGTCCGTGAAGATGTAAATCCGTTCGCAAACCTGAATCGCTTGATTAGACTCCTCTGATTGCGGTCTTCCAAGCTTCAGGACTTACCGAAGATTGCAGCATATGAAAGGGCAATTTTATCGAGATACTGAAACATGTAGATGCACGCTGCATGCAATTCTCAGTATCACTCGCCAGTGGCAACATTTTGCTCCCACATAccaaagagaagaagcacGATAGCATCGATTTTTCGCACAATTTGGCGTTCCTCCTTATCTGTGTAATCGATATGTACAAGTTCACTTTCTTGAGCCTTGCGACCGTCGTTGGCCTCCAGCACTTGGACGCCTTGGTCGAGACCAGACTCCTTCGCGGCTGCGTCGTGTTCGTCTGTAGATGACATGTGTTCCTCGGTTGGGTGGAATGTAATATTGCTATTGACAAAACAGTGTTTCGGTAGTGAAGTCGGACCTGCTCTTATGTACCTCCATACCTCACACAGGAAGGTGGCCGCGGCCAAGCTTTTGATCATTGTGCGAGGCCTGGTCTTGCATATCCTGTACGACAGACAGAACGGTCTTTTCCGGCTCCTTTATTTCCGTATGCGAACAAAATCGAGAGTTCCGGCCAATGGCCGCGGCGGTCGAACACATCTTTGTCTTGTCCGCCTTTCGTCGGGTCTCGTGCGAATTGGAAGCCGATCCTTGGAATGAATAATTCTGGCCGCGGCGTTGTCTTCGAAACCAGCTTGCCTCTGGCAGAAGTTCCAGCGGAGCTATTCCGAACCTCTCTCCGATTATAAAAGTGCCTCTGACCGGTCcttctcgaggaggattgCATAGATTACCTGTCTCCAATCTCAAATGTTCCCTTCAACCTACGTGTTCACCGGCCTTGCAGCCGTGGCAGCGGTTTCAGCCATTCCCAGCTCTCTAACGAATCGCGATGCGGTCCCGAGAGTGACTGTTCGTAATGGTACCCTCCAAGGAGCTGTACTACCTAATTTCAATCAAGAATTCTTCGGTGGGATACCTTATGCTGCACCACCCGCTCGTTTCGAACCACCGACGCCTGCGCTTTCATACAATGGTACACTGTCCGCCACGTGAGTTGCCTCTTCTGTCCTGACACTGACGGCAGTGAGTACACCGATGCCTGCTGGGGATCTGGAAACGATATTTGGCCCCAAAGCGAAAATTGCCTCTCCCTGAACATTGTGAGACCTGCGGGCACCGATGAACACTCCAATCTGCCAGTCATGTTCTGGGCGCACGGAGGTGGATTCTGGGGTGGCAGTGGACGGGATCAAACCCAAAACGGCAGCTAcctgggtgagtgtgatcTATTCTGCTTTGGAAGTCCATGACTCTGACGCTAATCCATGGTAGTGCAAACCTCTATGGACTTAGGTCATCCCATAGTCAGTTCTGGTCCGGTGTGATGTTCCCAAGGTTCCTCGCCTGACATACGTGCAGATCTTTGTCTCAATCAACTATCGTCTGCTTATCCTCGGCTATCCTTCCGGACACGAGGCACATGCAGCCGGCATTGAGAATTTAGGTCTACTGGACCAGCGTGTTGCTTTGGCCTGGGTTCAAGAGAACATCGAAGCTTTCGGAGGTAACCCTAAGAAAGTGACTTTCCAGGGAGAGAGGTATGTTACAATGATTGATCATACACTTAACAACATGTAGTGCCGGCGGTACCGGTATCTTGCAGCATCTTGTGGCGTACGGTGGGCGGAATGACAATCTCTTCAGCTCGGGTGAGTCCCAACCTCATGACATCGGGTGGTACTAACATCGTTTCAAGCCATCGTGGAGAGCGGTAGCTTCTACGAGATGCCCTGCAACTACAACATATCTGACATACGCGAGGCCACTTATCAAAAATTCCTTGCCGATACCACTTGCGGTAGTCTGTCTTGCCTCAAAACCCTCGATATCGACACTTTGTACAACGTTTCCCTCAAGTATTTCGACCAGTTTCTCCCTTCGATTGATGGCAAGTTGATCGAAAAGCATCCGGCTCAGATGTGGGCAGAAGGCAGCTTCATCAAAGTACCTCTGTTAATGGGTAGTAAGTACCAGCGTTCCTGAATGACGACAATCCCCCACTGATCCTGGTCCGCAGCCAATCAAGATGAAGGAACGATTCTTAGTGTTACTGGCGTCGACAACGACACGGCTTTACAAGCTGGCATCACTTCTCTCAACGCCAGTAAGTGCCCCAGGCTAGCTGAATAGGTCCTCTGAATGACGCAATCAGCGAGCTATGTGGTCGACGCCAGTGTGTTTCCTGACCTCTTGGCCGCGTACCCGAATGACCCCACACAAGGAGTGCCAATGGGGACCGGTAGAGGTCTACTCGCGTCCGGTTCCATGGACAAGAGGGTAAGCCGATCTTACGCCGCCCTGAGCTTGTGATCATCGTTTTGACTGTGTTTCTTTTTTTCCTTTTTTTTCCTTTTTTCGAAGAGCAACGTCATGTTCGGAGATGCCATCGAAGATTCGCCTCGCCGATGGATCACAGGCCTCATGGCTGGCGCTGGGCAGCCCACATTTAGCTATCATTTCCGTCAGGTGAGCTACTTAATGCATTTCGCCCATGCGCTCAGCTCATAGTGTCGAAATAGGTGCCTTACATGGCCAGTTTGAGTATCGGCGCCACCCACGCCACGGAAGTGAGTTAGACCATCCATCAAAGACGAGCAATTCCTGATTGCATGACCAGCTCGCCTACGTTTTCGGCGATCCCACCAAGACGAAGTTCGACCCTTACGGCCACGATGAATCTCTATCACTTATGATGCGTGGAGCATGGGTATCATTCGTGCATCATCAGGACCCAAACCACAAAAACATGGATCACTGGCCGGATTTCCGACACAAGAAAGAGAATATGGCCTTTGTCATCAATGGAACCAAGGCCGAAAACGACGATTACCGTCAGGACGGTATTCAAATCTGGATCGATCAGCGAATCAAGGGATGCTCGGGACTTGCGCCAAAGCACTAGTGATTGTCTAGGAGCAAAGGTATGGATCGGGGCAGAAATTCATGCAGAAAAAACAAAACAAAAAGATAGCGCTTGCGCTTGCCGGAATCCAGAAATATGAAGGTCATCATCAGAACTGTAATGAGGTAGACAAAATAATTTTCTTTCGCATAATTTGGCCTGGAAATGCGTATAGTTTGGGAGTGTTCTTATGCCACGATCTCCGCATTTCAGTCTGCTTGTCTTGTAAATCCCGAAGTTGGAGGCCGGCTAACATCACTTGGCCGCGGCCATCTCTCGGCGTCCGCCTTTTTGGCTTGACTTCACAGGCTATCGAAACATCCTATCCTAGGTCTTTTCGTTAATCAATTACTCACTTTCTCTTTCAACGACTTGATTCTACATTCACCTACCCGCAGCTATGACTGCTACTCGACCAGGTGAAAGCGtatcttcatcttccgtaCAGGTGAGCATTCATCGGTCCGCGACTAGCAGTAGTGCTCATGTCGCCTTTCGGCTACAGCCCACAAAGTCCTTCCCTGGGCCAGCTGCAACGCGTCCCGGGTACCTGCCCAAACTTGCAGTCTCCCCTTGGATCGCTCCCCCACCCAAAGGTTATGTATTCAAGAACGCCAAAGTCATTGACGCCGATTCTGGGAGTCTGCTTGACGGCTTACAAACTGTCGTGGTGGAGAACGGAATTATCAGCGAGGTGATACCcagtggaaggtggaaagcGAATGAGGATCTTGACTTGGATACAGTAGACGTGTCTGGGCTATACATCTGCCCGTGTGTGGAGCCTATCAGGGAGCTCGACGCCATCAGCTGACGTCTGACCTTCAAAGCGGCCTCATTGATGCCCATGTACATGTCACAGCTGTAGCGGGTGTGAAGAACATGACTGAGCTGGTATACCACACtccagaggaagatgtcgcTTTGAGACAGACTTACACGTTGAAGGGTAAGTCTCACTGTTGTAGAGCGTGCTGACTATATAGAAATGATCCATCGAGGATTCACAACCGTTCGAGACACCGGTGGGGCTTCCAAGTCTCTCGCTCAAGCCCTCGTCGAAGGTCTCGTCGTGGGTCCAAGGTTGTTCCAGTGCGGCAAAGCGATCAGTCAGACTGGTGGACATGGTGACTTCAGGTAGGTGGGTGAGAAATGAGCGCGACTGATTGTCTAGTCCTGCAATCAAGCGAGGCGGCGGTCGAGCAGCAGAACACCCCGGGTGTTGTGGTGGTTTCTCCCTCGCTCTCGGAAGGGTAGCAGATGGAGTGCCTGAAGTTCTGCGTGCTACGCGGGAGGAGTTGATGGCGGGTGCAgactgtgagtgatatCCATAGAACTCAGAAGCTCACGCCCCACACAGTCATCAAGATCATGGTCGGCGGCGGAGTTCTCTCTGAGACAGACGCAATTGAGAGTGTTCAATACACACCCGAAGAGGTCAGAGCTTGTACCCAGACGGCAAAGTCGATGGGTGGAAGGCTGGGTGAGTGTTGATCATCCAATAGACCTGTATATCTGCTTACAGGAGCAGTGACCGCACACGCATACACCGATGAGGCTGTTGCTCACGCCGTCAACAACGGTGTTGGCGGTATCGAGCATGGTAATCTCATTTCCGCTGAGACAGCAAAGATGTAAGTATATTTCGTTCCAGGCGATGTACTCTTACTGATCGATATTCAAGGATGGCGGAGAAAGGCATTTGGTTGACTCCTACCCTTTCATGTTACGGTATCATGGTCCGATCTCCCTGGGAAGACTTCTTGCCCGAATCTGGACAAGTTAAGAACTGGGAGGTCATGCAAAACGGGCTCAAAGCGTTGAAGTTGGCACATGACGCTGGAGTCAACATCTGTTAGTAAGTGATATCAGAGGGAGCTTTGAGTAAATGCTGATAGTGCGATTCGCAGCGGCTCGGATCTCTTGATTTCGATGCAAGCTCTACAAACCGAAGAGTTCACGGTCCGTTCGGAGGTCCTGCCTTCACCAGCCATCTTGCGCCATGCGACCGTCAAccctggtgagtgatggtcACGACTTCGAAGATCAAGCTGTCATGAGCTAATGGCGCCATCCTATCAGCCAAGATGCTCAAGCAAGAGGGTAAACTCGGTGTTATTGCTCCAGGCGCGTACgccgatctcatcttcctcaatcaAAACCCGTTGAGTGACATCACTGTTCTCGACCGACCGGAGGATCACCTCAAAGCAGTCATGAAGGACGGCCGCGTGATCACGAGTAAGATTGGTGGAATGAACGCTTGACCCGTCAGTAGCGTGTCAACTGCAGCCGGTGTAGATTGCAGCCAGTTCCATATCGCAGACACATTGAACAAGTTGTGAGCTAGAGCATCCATGCATGGTAGTCGTGGTTCCGGATTGTTTGTGCCAACAACAGGACAATAGTAATTGAGTCCATATGTCTGCCTCATGAAGCACACAAGAAGCCCAATTCTCACTCAAAACATTGAGCCTGGAAATACAGAATGGGGGTCGTTGTTCTCAGGGAGCCATTGCATGGTGCTGAAGTCTTCGATTGCGCCGAACGCGCTTCCAAGATCTATGTTATCAAAAATCGATGGCGAAAAGTTCAAGGAAGTATCTGCAAACCCTTGGAAGTCAGCACAGTCCCTACGACCTGCACACACCTACCTTCGTTAAGTACGACTGGATCATTGATCTCCCCAGTGCGAACTTGACGGTCCCATTCTTTCACCTCATCAAAACTGGTCTTCACTGAGGAGAAAAGCCTTTCCAGATGGCGAACGGCGACCATGGCAATATCCCACGCATGTTTGTGAGCCGCCAGTGAGATGCTAGTTACAATCCGCGAGAGGGTCGTGCCAACTGTCCACGAAAGCTGCGATCATTGAGGTCTCGTGACCGGAACATGGCCGTCAAGAGAAGTCGGATTGCCTCGGATATCAGGTTCGGACAGTCTAACCGCGAATCAGTAAGGCCCAAGAGCATTGctatcatctcactcacatggTAGCCAATAAGAGTCATACTCTTCCGTGGTCAACCTTTCTAGGAAGGTTGCCAGTAGCTCTCCTAGGTCCAGTACCGCTTTCAGCAAGGTCTCGGTTCTTTCTGGCAGTGGCAATCCTGGTCCTTCCGCTCCAAGGGTCAGCCTCAGTATCACAACGGTCAGACCGATGCGGACCAGCTGCATAGATCGGACCCCGCTCGCAGTCGAAACGACTGAATCGACCGACGTCGATGGATCGAAGCGGAGTGTCGACGGGAGATCAGCGTCAAAGGCATCCAAGTCGCGACCGATGGTTTCCAATAAGCGCAGTCTAGTGGCCGGGCGGTGTGGATTGAGCAAAGCGGACACGGTGTAGAACTC
The sequence above is drawn from the Kwoniella newhampshirensis strain CBS 13917 chromosome 7, whole genome shotgun sequence genome and encodes:
- a CDS encoding cysteine proteinase 1, mitochondrial, with product MGSQASKTQSPTERRVEVVNEKSSVSQPPVHLCKGDEPEFESLNADILDKWSDDFDKAQMAKRVILDRASIKLARVDAGFLQQVSLPLRDSLLMAANVLRYNVIEQLKLGDFELSQNYLFFYDKLEKANYFLDRLDSLLTSKLREYAVLLRAASAQGGSLRKMKSTFLAEVFSTLTIALGSPPKPTDQLTWEYYDKDNKFHSWTGTPRDFYAQYGKRKGMDPADSFSLINDPRNQYERLYSVERLGNVWNGKPVRCIKANTPLFFGCDVGKASNTPEGVMDCDVYDISAAYGFTLGMNKAQRLETGESSMTHAMVITAVHLDASGRPVRYKVENSWSDTAGEKGWFMMTSAWFKEYVYQVVVPKSIVESKWSQLLNTEAVMLKPWDPMVSLPLRRR